The following are encoded in a window of Deltaproteobacteria bacterium genomic DNA:
- a CDS encoding alpha/beta fold hydrolase, translating into MTSIHERSRIAFRTRNEHGTGTPVVFVHGAGGNKTTWLSLTRELAKRWPDRPLHLVDLPGHGDAPGPGRSLVEDYASDFRKFLEDVCGRPSDLVGHSMGGAIVLTLALDAPHLVRRVAVVGSGYRLAFNRQMIEAFESDFSLAMSFLRDIGFASVSDPAEMEAMMAGFMACDPQVALGDFRACADYDIKDRIASLVPPLAVNFGSADLLTDERRNLALALAVPGAIHHRFEGAGHMLMVERTAELAARLAEFLDAA; encoded by the coding sequence ATGACGTCGATTCACGAACGCAGCCGTATCGCATTCCGCACGCGGAACGAGCACGGCACCGGTACGCCGGTCGTCTTTGTCCACGGTGCGGGCGGCAACAAGACGACATGGCTCAGCCTCACGCGCGAACTCGCGAAGCGCTGGCCCGACCGACCGCTGCACCTCGTCGATCTGCCGGGGCACGGCGACGCGCCGGGGCCGGGGCGCAGCCTCGTCGAGGACTACGCCTCGGACTTCCGCAAATTTCTCGAAGACGTGTGCGGCCGCCCCTCCGACCTTGTCGGTCACTCCATGGGCGGCGCGATCGTGCTCACGCTCGCGCTCGATGCGCCGCACCTCGTGCGCCGTGTCGCCGTTGTCGGCAGCGGTTACCGGCTCGCCTTCAACCGGCAGATGATCGAGGCCTTCGAGTCCGACTTCTCGCTCGCGATGTCATTCCTGCGCGACATCGGTTTCGCGTCCGTCTCCGATCCTGCCGAGATGGAGGCAATGATGGCCGGCTTCATGGCGTGCGATCCGCAGGTCGCCCTCGGCGACTTCCGCGCGTGCGCCGACTACGACATCAAGGATCGCATCGCTTCGCTCGTGCCGCCCCTGGCCGTAAATTTCGGATCGGCGGACCTGCTCACCGACGAGCGACGCAACCTTGCGCTCGCCCTGGCGGTGCCCGGCGCGATCCACCACCGGTTCGAAGGCGCGGGCCACATGTTGATGGTGGAGCGAACGGCCGAACTCGCCGCGCGTCTCGCCGAATTTCTCGATGCCGCCTGA
- a CDS encoding FAD-binding protein, which yields MPPDSFLQALETHFVPDRVIRDAGALDPYARDNKVEGVPPLAVVCPQGEDEVVRLVRLCREHHVPVVPRGAGTGTVGGAVPESRCVAVDLTRMNRVLEIHPGDMIARVEPGIVTEVFQAEVERTGLFYPPDPASADRCTIGGNVATNAGGLRAVKYGVTGDWVPALSAVLADGRVLRTGHRTRKGVVGYDLTHLFVGSEGTLGIITEITVRLARRPETRRTLIASFADLPSCARGVQAILAGSVIPSAIELVDAECVGAARTAGHLSDFDGPYLLIEVDGRTNDVMRDIAEIGALMREGGATVTTARDEAESRALWDARRALSDALRDAAPKKMSEDITVPLSRLVDVLAGVRELAAPRGLRHVSYGHAGDGNLHVNILYDPTEPCIQERVAAFRSDLFDLTLRLGGTMSGEHGVGIAKRPFIARELSPQSLAAHRAIKQALDPDGLMNPGKIW from the coding sequence ATGCCGCCTGATTCCTTCCTTCAAGCACTCGAAACGCATTTCGTGCCGGATCGCGTGATCCGCGACGCGGGTGCGCTCGATCCCTACGCGCGCGACAACAAGGTCGAGGGCGTGCCGCCCCTGGCCGTCGTGTGCCCGCAGGGTGAGGACGAGGTCGTCCGACTGGTGCGTCTGTGCCGCGAGCATCACGTCCCCGTTGTACCGCGCGGCGCGGGGACCGGGACGGTGGGCGGCGCGGTGCCCGAGTCGCGGTGCGTCGCCGTCGATCTGACGCGAATGAACCGCGTTCTCGAAATCCATCCGGGCGACATGATCGCCCGCGTCGAACCGGGAATCGTGACGGAAGTCTTTCAGGCCGAGGTGGAGCGCACCGGCCTCTTCTATCCGCCCGACCCGGCGTCCGCCGATCGATGCACCATCGGCGGCAACGTGGCGACCAACGCGGGCGGGCTGCGCGCGGTGAAGTACGGCGTGACGGGCGACTGGGTGCCGGCGCTTTCCGCCGTGCTGGCCGACGGGCGCGTGCTGCGCACCGGCCACCGCACGCGCAAGGGCGTCGTCGGCTACGACCTCACGCACCTGTTCGTTGGCTCAGAAGGCACGCTCGGCATCATCACCGAGATCACCGTTCGTCTCGCGCGCCGACCCGAGACGCGCCGCACGCTCATCGCGTCATTCGCCGATCTGCCGTCGTGCGCGCGCGGCGTGCAGGCGATCCTGGCGGGCTCGGTGATTCCCAGCGCCATCGAACTCGTGGACGCCGAGTGCGTCGGTGCGGCTCGCACGGCGGGGCACCTGTCGGACTTCGACGGACCCTATCTGCTCATCGAGGTGGACGGACGCACGAACGACGTCATGCGGGACATCGCGGAGATCGGCGCGCTCATGCGCGAGGGCGGCGCGACGGTGACCACGGCGCGCGACGAGGCGGAATCGAGGGCGCTCTGGGACGCGCGCCGCGCGTTGAGCGACGCGCTGCGCGACGCCGCTCCGAAAAAGATGTCCGAGGACATCACGGTGCCATTGTCGCGGCTCGTGGATGTGCTCGCCGGCGTGCGCGAGCTCGCCGCGCCGCGCGGTCTGCGCCATGTCAGCTACGGCCACGCGGGCGACGGCAACCTGCATGTGAACATTCTCTACGACCCGACCGAGCCCTGCATCCAGGAACGCGTGGCCGCGTTCCGATCGGACCTGTTCGATCTCACGCTGCGGCTGGGCGGAACCATGTCGGGCGAGCACGGCGTGGGAATCGCCAAGCGACCGTTCATCGCGCGTGAGCTGTCGCCCCAAAGCCTCGCCGCGCACCGCGCGATCAAGCAGGCGCTCGACCCCGACGGACTGATGAACCCCGGCAAGATCTGGTGA
- a CDS encoding beta-galactosidase: MRKTLTIAAFLIAAFALGTPAHAAEHTFDFGTPDDFKAENPVWIPPQPVNYWWWGNHDPKTFIRYETADKFWWVTKPRGKDADVAISSRVLKHRHFGFIRSKTLDGANTIHLAIRFKDNLLDPVTIWARGKADWVPLGKLGGANDHQWKTWTGKARASDISTIGGYYEFRISNQDYGDLMGDLAVDRVRVSDAEFAPEAAVAGFWPTTTPSKFADLGRTQSYRAGAKPIYAVGGMIKGARKTTWKEFKGAGANHVNLQSWEFNWRRKWEVYADERFTDRVRFGFGDWNDACADAGVTCSAQFFTDSRSYWIESQYGGEENMLRALGEIVKFHKGTPANLVWYPKDEADHDDPTWGAPPEFVLQMTEVIRRNDPDTPVLLLFQGWKPRVYEIYRDAMDVAAFDVYPLGASPPRSVTEIADRVDDMRRQLGESKALWAVVEAHDGEHVRQSGRQLSAEQTAVQGWLSLAHGAQGVIFFMDNEGRYLDATDMPGPWKGMSQFATEITNPKNGIESFLVPPARIVDIMGERGESRVWKPELHTTLRRRADGQTALIVVNTSPDPVSHARMWVKGLKAGTRVEVRFENRGLVAEDEVIVDSIDGYGRRVYIFPGPRA; the protein is encoded by the coding sequence ATGCGTAAAACCCTGACGATCGCCGCGTTTCTCATCGCCGCATTCGCGCTCGGCACGCCCGCGCACGCCGCGGAGCACACGTTCGATTTCGGCACGCCGGACGACTTCAAGGCCGAAAATCCGGTCTGGATTCCGCCTCAGCCGGTGAACTACTGGTGGTGGGGCAATCACGACCCCAAGACGTTCATTCGATACGAGACGGCCGACAAATTCTGGTGGGTCACGAAGCCGCGCGGCAAGGACGCGGACGTGGCGATCTCGTCGCGCGTGCTCAAGCATCGCCACTTCGGATTCATCCGCTCGAAGACCCTCGATGGCGCGAATACCATTCATCTCGCGATCCGTTTCAAGGACAACCTGCTCGATCCGGTGACGATTTGGGCTCGCGGCAAGGCCGACTGGGTGCCCTTGGGCAAGCTCGGCGGAGCGAACGACCACCAGTGGAAGACGTGGACGGGAAAGGCCCGCGCGTCGGACATTTCCACGATCGGCGGATACTACGAGTTTCGCATTTCGAATCAGGACTACGGCGACCTCATGGGCGATCTGGCGGTGGACCGGGTGCGCGTGTCGGACGCCGAGTTCGCGCCCGAGGCCGCCGTCGCGGGGTTCTGGCCGACGACGACGCCGTCGAAGTTCGCGGATCTCGGTCGAACGCAAAGCTACCGCGCCGGCGCGAAACCCATTTACGCGGTGGGGGGCATGATCAAGGGCGCGCGCAAGACGACGTGGAAGGAATTCAAGGGCGCGGGCGCGAATCACGTGAACCTGCAATCGTGGGAATTCAATTGGCGTCGCAAGTGGGAGGTGTATGCCGACGAGCGCTTCACCGACCGCGTGCGTTTCGGGTTCGGCGACTGGAACGACGCGTGCGCCGACGCGGGCGTCACCTGTTCCGCGCAGTTTTTCACCGACTCGCGCTCGTACTGGATCGAGTCGCAGTACGGCGGCGAGGAGAACATGCTGCGCGCGCTGGGCGAGATCGTGAAGTTCCACAAGGGCACGCCCGCAAACCTCGTCTGGTATCCCAAGGACGAAGCCGATCACGACGACCCCACGTGGGGCGCGCCCCCGGAATTCGTCCTGCAGATGACCGAGGTGATCCGCAGGAACGACCCCGACACGCCCGTGCTGCTGCTCTTTCAGGGCTGGAAACCGCGCGTGTACGAAATCTACCGCGACGCCATGGACGTGGCCGCCTTCGACGTCTACCCGCTCGGCGCGTCGCCGCCGCGATCCGTGACCGAGATCGCCGACCGCGTGGACGACATGCGCCGCCAGCTCGGCGAGTCGAAGGCGCTCTGGGCGGTGGTGGAGGCGCACGACGGCGAGCACGTGCGTCAGTCGGGTCGCCAGCTTTCGGCGGAGCAAACGGCGGTGCAGGGTTGGCTGTCGCTCGCCCACGGCGCGCAGGGTGTTATCTTTTTCATGGACAATGAGGGGCGCTATCTCGACGCGACCGACATGCCCGGTCCGTGGAAAGGCATGAGCCAATTCGCCACCGAGATTACGAACCCGAAAAACGGCATCGAAAGCTTTCTCGTGCCGCCCGCGCGCATCGTGGACATCATGGGCGAGCGCGGCGAATCGCGCGTGTGGAAGCCGGAACTGCACACCACGCTGCGTCGCCGCGCCGACGGTCAGACGGCGCTCATCGTCGTCAACACCTCGCCCGACCCGGTATCCCATGCACGGATGTGGGTGAAGGGGCTGAAGGCCGGAACGCGCGTCGAGGTGCGTTTCGAGAATCGCGGCCTGGTCGCCGAGGATGAGGTCATCGTCGATTCCATCGACGGCTACGGACGTCGCGTTTACATCTTTCCGGGGCCGCGCGCATGA